A single window of Streptomyces sp. NBC_00464 DNA harbors:
- a CDS encoding beta-N-acetylglucosaminidase domain-containing protein, whose amino-acid sequence MQLRRRKHATAVAVAVLGGLLSAGAPAAVAAPSTPGTPAVATPDRTDDAAPPAVWPRPQSIKASGSSVPLSSEATLVVGDGADPYAVDALRTVLRDAGVRTVHEALPGGGPVIRFGGDGALDALRTLRTPDRADLPSGGYRIAVGRVAGRDTVAVDGVGDDGLFHAVQTLRQLTGGGRIAGVTVRDWPAGAVRGMTEGFYGQPWSQEERLSQLGFMGRTKQNRYLYAAGDDPYRQDRWRDPYPAERRAEFRALAERAAAEHVTLGWAVAPGQSMCLSSDRDVKALTKKIDAMWALGVRVFQVQFQDVSYSEWHCSADADTFGSGPEAAARAQARVVSRVAQHLADRHPGSEPLSMMPTEFYQDGATDYRTALAGELDDRVQVAWTGVGVVPRTITGGELAGARTTFRHPLVTMDNYPVNDYAQDRIFLGPYTGRDPAVAIGSAALLANAMEQPSASRIPLFTAADFAWNPKGYQAQESWQAALDDLAGGDARSRDALRALAGNSAGSVLGGDESAYLQPLFAAFWKSRAGEGTPARDEAARRLRAAFTVMRETPQRLAGLADGRLDDEVRPWSEQLARYGRAGELAVDLLQAQARDDGAAAWEASLALEPALKAVKTGGATVGKGVLGPFLDRVRKEADAWAGSDRDNGTVTEAPGSYTVRFARVRPLEAVTAMTVPGDDTTVSGATVQAHVPGEGWRSLGALSARGWTQSPGQGVRADAVRISWPTATPAVTGAPPLIIPPLAGAAPSAGTAPRVRSLVPWFGDEPAARLALARGETDAEIGGKPLRVEARLSARRPAEVRGALKAKAPKGIEVRVPKQTTVPRGSLTGVPVEITVPAGTPAGEYEVPFSFGTEETTLTVRAFPRTAGPDLLRTATPSSSGDETTDFPAAAASDGDPKTRWSSPAEDGAWWQAELSATARVGQVVLDWQDAYASRYRVQVSADGRTWRTAATVRNGGGGHESVRMDAKDTRFIRIQGDGRATEYGYSLWSVQAFAVAGQDD is encoded by the coding sequence ATGCAGCTCAGGCGCAGGAAGCACGCGACGGCCGTCGCCGTGGCCGTGCTCGGCGGGCTGCTCTCCGCGGGGGCCCCGGCCGCCGTCGCCGCCCCCTCGACGCCCGGCACCCCCGCCGTCGCCACCCCGGACCGCACCGACGACGCCGCGCCGCCCGCCGTGTGGCCGCGGCCGCAGAGCATCAAGGCGTCCGGATCCTCGGTCCCGCTCTCCTCCGAGGCCACCCTCGTCGTCGGCGACGGGGCCGACCCGTACGCGGTCGACGCGCTCCGCACGGTGCTGCGCGACGCGGGCGTACGGACCGTCCACGAGGCGCTGCCCGGCGGCGGGCCCGTCATCCGGTTCGGCGGGGACGGCGCCCTGGACGCCCTGCGCACGCTGCGCACGCCCGACCGCGCCGATCTCCCCTCCGGCGGCTACCGGATCGCGGTCGGCCGGGTCGCGGGCCGGGACACCGTCGCGGTGGACGGCGTCGGGGACGACGGCCTGTTCCACGCGGTGCAGACGCTGCGTCAGCTGACCGGGGGCGGCCGCATCGCCGGCGTCACCGTCCGGGACTGGCCGGCCGGTGCCGTACGCGGGATGACCGAGGGTTTCTACGGACAGCCCTGGTCCCAGGAGGAACGGCTCTCCCAGCTCGGCTTCATGGGGCGCACCAAGCAGAACCGGTACCTCTACGCGGCCGGTGACGACCCGTACCGGCAGGACCGCTGGCGCGACCCCTATCCCGCCGAGCGGCGTGCGGAATTCCGCGCGCTGGCCGAACGGGCCGCCGCCGAGCATGTGACGCTCGGCTGGGCGGTGGCTCCGGGCCAGTCCATGTGCCTGTCGTCGGACCGTGACGTGAAGGCGCTGACGAAGAAGATCGACGCGATGTGGGCGCTGGGCGTGCGGGTCTTCCAGGTGCAGTTCCAGGACGTCAGCTACAGCGAATGGCACTGCTCGGCCGACGCCGACACCTTCGGCAGCGGCCCGGAGGCGGCGGCCAGGGCGCAGGCCCGCGTCGTGAGCCGGGTGGCGCAGCACCTCGCGGACCGCCACCCGGGCTCGGAACCGCTGTCGATGATGCCGACGGAGTTCTACCAGGACGGGGCGACGGACTACCGCACCGCGCTCGCCGGGGAACTCGACGACCGGGTGCAGGTCGCCTGGACCGGCGTCGGGGTCGTACCGAGGACCATCACCGGCGGCGAACTGGCGGGTGCCCGCACCACGTTCCGCCATCCGCTGGTCACGATGGACAACTACCCGGTCAACGACTACGCGCAGGACCGGATCTTCCTGGGCCCCTACACGGGCCGGGACCCGGCGGTCGCCATCGGTTCGGCGGCGCTGCTGGCCAATGCGATGGAGCAGCCGTCCGCGTCCCGGATCCCGCTGTTCACCGCCGCCGACTTCGCCTGGAACCCGAAGGGGTACCAGGCGCAGGAGTCCTGGCAGGCGGCCCTGGACGATCTCGCGGGCGGCGACGCCCGCAGCAGGGACGCGCTGCGCGCGCTGGCGGGCAACAGCGCGGGGTCCGTGCTGGGCGGCGACGAGTCGGCGTATCTGCAGCCGCTGTTCGCCGCGTTCTGGAAGTCCCGTGCGGGCGAGGGCACCCCGGCGCGCGACGAGGCGGCGCGCCGTCTGCGGGCCGCGTTCACGGTGATGCGCGAGACCCCGCAGCGGCTGGCCGGGCTGGCCGACGGGCGCCTCGATGACGAAGTGCGGCCGTGGAGCGAGCAGTTGGCCCGCTACGGCAGGGCGGGCGAGCTGGCCGTCGATCTGCTCCAGGCACAGGCGCGCGACGACGGTGCGGCAGCCTGGGAGGCCTCGCTGGCCCTGGAACCGGCCCTCAAGGCCGTGAAGACGGGCGGTGCGACGGTCGGCAAGGGCGTGCTCGGCCCGTTCCTCGACCGGGTGCGCAAGGAGGCCGACGCCTGGGCCGGATCGGACCGCGACAACGGCACGGTGACCGAGGCTCCGGGCAGCTATACGGTGCGGTTCGCCCGGGTGCGCCCGCTGGAGGCCGTCACCGCGATGACGGTGCCCGGCGACGACACGACGGTGTCGGGGGCCACGGTCCAGGCCCATGTGCCCGGCGAGGGCTGGCGCAGCCTCGGCGCCCTGTCGGCGCGGGGCTGGACGCAGTCGCCGGGCCAGGGTGTGCGGGCCGACGCGGTCCGGATCAGCTGGCCGACCGCCACTCCGGCGGTCACCGGCGCACCGCCCCTGATCATCCCTCCGCTCGCGGGCGCCGCCCCGTCCGCCGGAACGGCCCCCCGGGTGCGCTCGCTCGTCCCGTGGTTCGGCGACGAGCCCGCCGCCCGGCTCGCTCTCGCACGCGGGGAGACGGACGCCGAGATCGGCGGCAAGCCGCTGCGGGTCGAGGCACGGCTCTCCGCGCGCCGCCCGGCCGAGGTGCGCGGCGCGCTCAAGGCGAAGGCGCCCAAGGGCATCGAGGTGCGGGTGCCGAAGCAGACGACCGTGCCGCGCGGTTCCCTTACCGGGGTGCCCGTGGAGATCACGGTCCCCGCGGGCACGCCTGCGGGTGAGTACGAGGTGCCGTTCTCGTTCGGCACCGAGGAGACCACCCTGACCGTCCGGGCCTTCCCCCGTACGGCCGGCCCCGATCTGCTGCGTACCGCCACGCCCTCCTCGTCCGGCGACGAGACCACGGACTTCCCGGCGGCTGCCGCGTCGGACGGCGATCCGAAGACCCGCTGGTCCTCACCGGCCGAGGACGGCGCCTGGTGGCAGGCCGAGCTGTCGGCCACGGCCCGGGTCGGCCAGGTCGTGCTGGACTGGCAGGACGCGTACGCCTCCCGCTATCGCGTACAGGTCTCCGCGGACGGCCGCACCTGGCGCACGGCGGCCACCGTCCGCAACGGCGGCGGCGGGCACGAATCGGTCCGGATGGACGCGAAGGACACCCGTTTCATCAGGATCCAGGGCGACGGGCGGGCCACCGAGTACGGCTACTCGCTCTGGTCGGTACAGGCCTTCGCCGTGGCCGGGCAGGACGACTGA